The Chlorocebus sabaeus isolate Y175 chromosome 9, mChlSab1.0.hap1, whole genome shotgun sequence genome includes a window with the following:
- the NFKB2 gene encoding nuclear factor NF-kappa-B p100 subunit isoform X3 produces the protein MESCYNPGLDGIIEYDDFKLNSSIMEPKEPAPETADGPYLVIVEQPKQRGFRFRYGCEGPSHGGLPGASSEKGRKTYPTVKICNYEGPAKIEVDLVTHSDPPRAHAHSLVGKQCSELGICAVSVGPKDMTAQFNNLGVLHVTKKNMMGTMIQKLQRQRLRSRPQGLTEAEQRELEQEAKELKKVMDLSIVRLRFSAFLRASDGSFSLPLKPVISQPIHDSKSPGASNLKISRMDKTAGSVRGGDEVYLLCDKVQKDDIEVRFYEDDENGWQAFGDFSPTDVHKQYAIVFRTPPYHKMKIERPVTVFLQLKRKRGGDVSDSKQFTYYPLVEGGSLGFFPSSLAYSPYQSGAGPMGCYPGGGGGAQMAASVPGRDSGEEAAEPSAPSRNPQCEPQAPEMLQRAREYNARLFCLARRSARALLDYGVTADARALLAGQRHLLTAQDENGDTPLHLAIIHGQTSVIEQIAYVIHHAQDLGVVNLTNHLHQTPLHLAVITRQTSVVSFLLRVGADPALLDRHGDSAMHLALRAGAGAPELLRALLQSGAPTVPQLLHMPDFEGLYPVHLAVRARSPECLDLLVDSGAEVEATERQGGRTALHLATEMEELGLVTHLVTKLRANVNARTFAGNTPLHLAAGLGYPTLTRLLLKAGADIHAENEEPLCPLPSPPTSDSDSDTEGPEKDTRSSFRGHTPLDLTCSTKVKTLLINAAQNTMEPPLTPPSPAGPGLSLGDTALQNLEQLLDGPEAQGSWAELAERLGLRSLVDTYRQTASPSGSLLRSYELAGGDMAGLLEALSDMGLEEGVRLLRGPETRDKLPSTAEVKEDSAYGSQSVEQEAEKLGPPPEPPGGLCHGHPQPQVH, from the exons ATGGAGAGTTGCTACAACCCA GGTCTGGATGGCATTATTGAATATGATGATTTCAAATTGAACTCCTCCATTATGGAACCCAAGGAGCCAGCCCCAGAGACAG CTGATGGCCCCTACCTGGTGATCGTGGAACAGCCTAAGCAG AGAGGCTTCCGATTTCGATATGGCTGTGAAGGCCCCTCCCACGGAGGACTGCCCGGTGCCTCCAGTGAGAAGGGCCGAAAGACCTATCCCACTGTCAAG ATTTGTAACTACGAGGGACCAGCCAAGATCGAGGTAGACCTGGTAACACACAGTGACCCACCTCGTGCTCATGCCCACAGTCTGGTGGGCAAGCAATGCTCGGAGCTGGGGATCTGCGCCGTTTCTGTGGGGCCCAAGGACATGACTGCCCA ATTTAACAACCTGGGTGTCCTGCACGTAACTAAGAAGAACATGATGGGAACTATGATACAAAAACTTCAGAGGCAGCGGCTCCGCTCTAGGCCCCAGGGCCTTACGG AGGCCGAGCAGCGGGAGCTGGAGCAGGAGGCCAAAGAACTGAAGAAGGTGATGGATCTGAGTATAGTGCGGCTGCGCTTCTCTGCATTCCTTAGAGCCAGTGATGGCTCCTTCTCCCTGCCCCTGAAGCCAGTCATCTCCCAGCCCATCCATGACAGCA AGTCTCCGGGGGCATCAAACCTGAAGATTTCTCGAATGGACAAGACAGCAGGCTCTGTGCGGGGTGGTGATGAAGTTTATCTGCTTTGTGACAAGGTGCAGAAAG ATGACATTGAGGTTCGGTTCTATGAGGATGATGAGAATGGATGGCAGGCCTTTGGGGACTTCTCTCCCACAGATGTGCATAAACAG TATGCCATTGTGTTCCGGACACCCCCCTATCACAAGATGAAGATTGAGCGGCCTGTAACAGTGTTCCTGCAACTGAAACGCAAGCGAGGAGGGGACGTGTCTGATTCCAAACAGTTCACCTATTACCCTCTGGTGGAAG GTGGCAGCCTCggtttcttcccctcctccctggccTACAGCCCCTACCAGTCCGGCGCGGGCCCCATGGGCTGCTacccgggaggcgggggcggggcgcAGATGGCCGCCTCGGTGCCCGGCAGGGACTCCGGGGAGGAAGCCGCGGAGCCGAGCGCCCCCTCCAGGAACCCCCAGTGCGAGCCGCAGGCCCCGGAGATGCTGCAGCGAG CCCGAGAGTACAACGCGCGACTGTTCTGCCTGGCGCGGCGCAGCGCCCGGGCCCTACTCGACTACGGCGTCACCGCGGACGCGCGCGCGCTGCTGGCGGGACAGCGCCACCTGCTGACGGCGCAGGACGAGAACGGAGACAC ACCGCTGCACCTGGCCATCATCCATGGGCAGACCAGTGTCATTGAGCAGATAGCCTATGTCATCCACCACGCCCAGGACCTCGGCGTCGTCAACCTCACCAACCACCTGCACCAG ACGCCCCTGCACCTGGCGGTGATCACCAGGCAGACAAGTGTGGTGAGCTTTCTGCTGCGGGTGGGTGCAGACCCAGCTCTGCTGGATCGGCATGGAGACTCAGCCATGCATCTGGCGCTGAGGGCAGGCGCTGGTGCCCCTGAGCTGCTGCGTGCACTGCTTCAGAGTGGAGCTCCTACTGTGCCCCAGCTGTTGCATATGCCTGACTTTGAGG GATTGTATCCAGTACACCTGGCGGTCCGAGCCCGAAGCCCTGAGTGCCTGGATCTGCTGGTGGACAGTGGGGCTGAAGTGGAGGCCACAGAACGGCAGGGGGGGCGAACAGCCTTACATCTAGCCACCGAGATGGAGGAGCTGGGGTTGGTCACCCATCTGGTCACCAAG CTCCGGGCCAACGTGAATGCTCGCACCTTTGCGGGAAACACACCCCTGCACCTGGCAGCTGGACTGGGGTACCCGACCCTCACCCGCCTCCTTCTGAAGGCTG gtGCTGACATCCATGCTGAAAACGAGGAGCCCCTGTGCCCGCTGCCTTCACCCCCTACCTCTGATAGCGACTCGGACACTGAAGGGCCTGAGAAGGACACCCGAAGCAGCTTCCGGGGCCACACGCCTCTTGACCTCACTTGCAGCACCAAG GtgaagaccttgctgataaatgCCGCTCAGAATACCATGGAGCCACCCCTGACCCCGCCCAGCCCTGCAG GGCCGGGACTGTCACTTGGTGATACAGCTCTGCAGAACCTGGAGCAGCTGCTAGACGGGCCAGAAGCCCAGGGCAGCTGGGCAGAGCTGGCAGAGCGTCTGGGGCTGCGCAGCCTGGTGGACACGTACCGACAGACGGCCTCGCCCAGCGGCAGCCTCCTGCGCAGCTATGAG CTGGCTGGCGGAGACATGGCAGGTCTGCTGGAGGCGCTGTCTGATATGGGCCTAGAGGAGGGAGTGAGGCTGCTGAGGGGTCCAGAGACCCGAGACAAGCTGCCCAGCACAG CAGAGGTGAAGGAAGACAGTGCATATGGGAGCCAGTCAGtggagcaggaggcagagaagcTGGGCCCACCCCCTGAGCCACCAGGAGGGCTCTGCCACGGGCACCCCCAGCCGCAGGTGCACTGA
- the NFKB2 gene encoding nuclear factor NF-kappa-B p100 subunit isoform X2, with protein sequence MESCYNPGLDGIIEYDDFKLNSSIMEPKEPAPETADGPYLVIVEQPKQRGFRFRYGCEGPSHGGLPGASSEKGRKTYPTVKICNYEGPAKIEVDLVTHSDPPRAHAHSLVGKQCSELGICAVSVGPKDMTAQFNNLGVLHVTKKNMMGTMIQKLQRQRLRSRPQGLTEAEQRELEQEAKELKKVMDLSIVRLRFSAFLRASDGSFSLPLKPVISQPIHDSKSPGASNLKISRMDKTAGSVRGGDEVYLLCDKVQKDDIEVRFYEDDENGWQAFGDFSPTDVHKQYAIVFRTPPYHKMKIERPVTVFLQLKRKRGGDVSDSKQFTYYPLVEDKEEVQRKRRKALPTFSQPFGGGSHMGGGSGGAAGGYGGAGGGGSLGFFPSSLAYSPYQSGAGPMGCYPGGGGGAQMAASVPGRDSGEEAAEPSAPSRNPQCEPQAPEMLQRAREYNARLFCLARRSARALLDYGVTADARALLAGQRHLLTAQDENGDTPLHLAIIHGQTSVIEQIAYVIHHAQDLGVVNLTNHLHQTPLHLAVITRQTSVVSFLLRVGADPALLDRHGDSAMHLALRAGAGAPELLRALLQSGAPTVPQLLHMPDFEGLYPVHLAVRARSPECLDLLVDSGAEVEATERQGGRTALHLATEMEELGLVTHLVTKLRANVNARTFAGNTPLHLAAGLGYPTLTRLLLKAGADIHAENEEPLCPLPSPPTSDSDSDTEGPEKDTRSSFRGHTPLDLTCSTKVKTLLINAAQNTMEPPLTPPSPAGPGLSLGDTALQNLEQLLDGPEAQGSWAELAERLGLRSLVDTYRQTASPSGSLLRSYELAGGDMAGLLEALSDMGLEEGVRLLRGPETRDKLPSTEVKEDSAYGSQSVEQEAEKLGPPPEPPGGLCHGHPQPQVH encoded by the exons ATGGAGAGTTGCTACAACCCA GGTCTGGATGGCATTATTGAATATGATGATTTCAAATTGAACTCCTCCATTATGGAACCCAAGGAGCCAGCCCCAGAGACAG CTGATGGCCCCTACCTGGTGATCGTGGAACAGCCTAAGCAG AGAGGCTTCCGATTTCGATATGGCTGTGAAGGCCCCTCCCACGGAGGACTGCCCGGTGCCTCCAGTGAGAAGGGCCGAAAGACCTATCCCACTGTCAAG ATTTGTAACTACGAGGGACCAGCCAAGATCGAGGTAGACCTGGTAACACACAGTGACCCACCTCGTGCTCATGCCCACAGTCTGGTGGGCAAGCAATGCTCGGAGCTGGGGATCTGCGCCGTTTCTGTGGGGCCCAAGGACATGACTGCCCA ATTTAACAACCTGGGTGTCCTGCACGTAACTAAGAAGAACATGATGGGAACTATGATACAAAAACTTCAGAGGCAGCGGCTCCGCTCTAGGCCCCAGGGCCTTACGG AGGCCGAGCAGCGGGAGCTGGAGCAGGAGGCCAAAGAACTGAAGAAGGTGATGGATCTGAGTATAGTGCGGCTGCGCTTCTCTGCATTCCTTAGAGCCAGTGATGGCTCCTTCTCCCTGCCCCTGAAGCCAGTCATCTCCCAGCCCATCCATGACAGCA AGTCTCCGGGGGCATCAAACCTGAAGATTTCTCGAATGGACAAGACAGCAGGCTCTGTGCGGGGTGGTGATGAAGTTTATCTGCTTTGTGACAAGGTGCAGAAAG ATGACATTGAGGTTCGGTTCTATGAGGATGATGAGAATGGATGGCAGGCCTTTGGGGACTTCTCTCCCACAGATGTGCATAAACAG TATGCCATTGTGTTCCGGACACCCCCCTATCACAAGATGAAGATTGAGCGGCCTGTAACAGTGTTCCTGCAACTGAAACGCAAGCGAGGAGGGGACGTGTCTGATTCCAAACAGTTCACCTATTACCCTCTGGTGGAAG ACAAGGAAGAGGTGCAGCGGAAGCGGAGGAAGGCCTTGCCCACCTTCTCCCAGCCCTTTGGGGGTGGCTCCCACATGGGTGGAGGCTCTGGAGGTGCAGCGGGGGGCTatggaggagctggaggag GTGGCAGCCTCggtttcttcccctcctccctggccTACAGCCCCTACCAGTCCGGCGCGGGCCCCATGGGCTGCTacccgggaggcgggggcggggcgcAGATGGCCGCCTCGGTGCCCGGCAGGGACTCCGGGGAGGAAGCCGCGGAGCCGAGCGCCCCCTCCAGGAACCCCCAGTGCGAGCCGCAGGCCCCGGAGATGCTGCAGCGAG CCCGAGAGTACAACGCGCGACTGTTCTGCCTGGCGCGGCGCAGCGCCCGGGCCCTACTCGACTACGGCGTCACCGCGGACGCGCGCGCGCTGCTGGCGGGACAGCGCCACCTGCTGACGGCGCAGGACGAGAACGGAGACAC ACCGCTGCACCTGGCCATCATCCATGGGCAGACCAGTGTCATTGAGCAGATAGCCTATGTCATCCACCACGCCCAGGACCTCGGCGTCGTCAACCTCACCAACCACCTGCACCAG ACGCCCCTGCACCTGGCGGTGATCACCAGGCAGACAAGTGTGGTGAGCTTTCTGCTGCGGGTGGGTGCAGACCCAGCTCTGCTGGATCGGCATGGAGACTCAGCCATGCATCTGGCGCTGAGGGCAGGCGCTGGTGCCCCTGAGCTGCTGCGTGCACTGCTTCAGAGTGGAGCTCCTACTGTGCCCCAGCTGTTGCATATGCCTGACTTTGAGG GATTGTATCCAGTACACCTGGCGGTCCGAGCCCGAAGCCCTGAGTGCCTGGATCTGCTGGTGGACAGTGGGGCTGAAGTGGAGGCCACAGAACGGCAGGGGGGGCGAACAGCCTTACATCTAGCCACCGAGATGGAGGAGCTGGGGTTGGTCACCCATCTGGTCACCAAG CTCCGGGCCAACGTGAATGCTCGCACCTTTGCGGGAAACACACCCCTGCACCTGGCAGCTGGACTGGGGTACCCGACCCTCACCCGCCTCCTTCTGAAGGCTG gtGCTGACATCCATGCTGAAAACGAGGAGCCCCTGTGCCCGCTGCCTTCACCCCCTACCTCTGATAGCGACTCGGACACTGAAGGGCCTGAGAAGGACACCCGAAGCAGCTTCCGGGGCCACACGCCTCTTGACCTCACTTGCAGCACCAAG GtgaagaccttgctgataaatgCCGCTCAGAATACCATGGAGCCACCCCTGACCCCGCCCAGCCCTGCAG GGCCGGGACTGTCACTTGGTGATACAGCTCTGCAGAACCTGGAGCAGCTGCTAGACGGGCCAGAAGCCCAGGGCAGCTGGGCAGAGCTGGCAGAGCGTCTGGGGCTGCGCAGCCTGGTGGACACGTACCGACAGACGGCCTCGCCCAGCGGCAGCCTCCTGCGCAGCTATGAG CTGGCTGGCGGAGACATGGCAGGTCTGCTGGAGGCGCTGTCTGATATGGGCCTAGAGGAGGGAGTGAGGCTGCTGAGGGGTCCAGAGACCCGAGACAAGCTGCCCAGCACAG AGGTGAAGGAAGACAGTGCATATGGGAGCCAGTCAGtggagcaggaggcagagaagcTGGGCCCACCCCCTGAGCCACCAGGAGGGCTCTGCCACGGGCACCCCCAGCCGCAGGTGCACTGA
- the NFKB2 gene encoding nuclear factor NF-kappa-B p100 subunit isoform X1: MESCYNPGLDGIIEYDDFKLNSSIMEPKEPAPETADGPYLVIVEQPKQRGFRFRYGCEGPSHGGLPGASSEKGRKTYPTVKICNYEGPAKIEVDLVTHSDPPRAHAHSLVGKQCSELGICAVSVGPKDMTAQFNNLGVLHVTKKNMMGTMIQKLQRQRLRSRPQGLTEAEQRELEQEAKELKKVMDLSIVRLRFSAFLRASDGSFSLPLKPVISQPIHDSKSPGASNLKISRMDKTAGSVRGGDEVYLLCDKVQKDDIEVRFYEDDENGWQAFGDFSPTDVHKQYAIVFRTPPYHKMKIERPVTVFLQLKRKRGGDVSDSKQFTYYPLVEDKEEVQRKRRKALPTFSQPFGGGSHMGGGSGGAAGGYGGAGGGGSLGFFPSSLAYSPYQSGAGPMGCYPGGGGGAQMAASVPGRDSGEEAAEPSAPSRNPQCEPQAPEMLQRAREYNARLFCLARRSARALLDYGVTADARALLAGQRHLLTAQDENGDTPLHLAIIHGQTSVIEQIAYVIHHAQDLGVVNLTNHLHQTPLHLAVITRQTSVVSFLLRVGADPALLDRHGDSAMHLALRAGAGAPELLRALLQSGAPTVPQLLHMPDFEGLYPVHLAVRARSPECLDLLVDSGAEVEATERQGGRTALHLATEMEELGLVTHLVTKLRANVNARTFAGNTPLHLAAGLGYPTLTRLLLKAGADIHAENEEPLCPLPSPPTSDSDSDTEGPEKDTRSSFRGHTPLDLTCSTKVKTLLINAAQNTMEPPLTPPSPAGPGLSLGDTALQNLEQLLDGPEAQGSWAELAERLGLRSLVDTYRQTASPSGSLLRSYELAGGDMAGLLEALSDMGLEEGVRLLRGPETRDKLPSTAEVKEDSAYGSQSVEQEAEKLGPPPEPPGGLCHGHPQPQVH; the protein is encoded by the exons ATGGAGAGTTGCTACAACCCA GGTCTGGATGGCATTATTGAATATGATGATTTCAAATTGAACTCCTCCATTATGGAACCCAAGGAGCCAGCCCCAGAGACAG CTGATGGCCCCTACCTGGTGATCGTGGAACAGCCTAAGCAG AGAGGCTTCCGATTTCGATATGGCTGTGAAGGCCCCTCCCACGGAGGACTGCCCGGTGCCTCCAGTGAGAAGGGCCGAAAGACCTATCCCACTGTCAAG ATTTGTAACTACGAGGGACCAGCCAAGATCGAGGTAGACCTGGTAACACACAGTGACCCACCTCGTGCTCATGCCCACAGTCTGGTGGGCAAGCAATGCTCGGAGCTGGGGATCTGCGCCGTTTCTGTGGGGCCCAAGGACATGACTGCCCA ATTTAACAACCTGGGTGTCCTGCACGTAACTAAGAAGAACATGATGGGAACTATGATACAAAAACTTCAGAGGCAGCGGCTCCGCTCTAGGCCCCAGGGCCTTACGG AGGCCGAGCAGCGGGAGCTGGAGCAGGAGGCCAAAGAACTGAAGAAGGTGATGGATCTGAGTATAGTGCGGCTGCGCTTCTCTGCATTCCTTAGAGCCAGTGATGGCTCCTTCTCCCTGCCCCTGAAGCCAGTCATCTCCCAGCCCATCCATGACAGCA AGTCTCCGGGGGCATCAAACCTGAAGATTTCTCGAATGGACAAGACAGCAGGCTCTGTGCGGGGTGGTGATGAAGTTTATCTGCTTTGTGACAAGGTGCAGAAAG ATGACATTGAGGTTCGGTTCTATGAGGATGATGAGAATGGATGGCAGGCCTTTGGGGACTTCTCTCCCACAGATGTGCATAAACAG TATGCCATTGTGTTCCGGACACCCCCCTATCACAAGATGAAGATTGAGCGGCCTGTAACAGTGTTCCTGCAACTGAAACGCAAGCGAGGAGGGGACGTGTCTGATTCCAAACAGTTCACCTATTACCCTCTGGTGGAAG ACAAGGAAGAGGTGCAGCGGAAGCGGAGGAAGGCCTTGCCCACCTTCTCCCAGCCCTTTGGGGGTGGCTCCCACATGGGTGGAGGCTCTGGAGGTGCAGCGGGGGGCTatggaggagctggaggag GTGGCAGCCTCggtttcttcccctcctccctggccTACAGCCCCTACCAGTCCGGCGCGGGCCCCATGGGCTGCTacccgggaggcgggggcggggcgcAGATGGCCGCCTCGGTGCCCGGCAGGGACTCCGGGGAGGAAGCCGCGGAGCCGAGCGCCCCCTCCAGGAACCCCCAGTGCGAGCCGCAGGCCCCGGAGATGCTGCAGCGAG CCCGAGAGTACAACGCGCGACTGTTCTGCCTGGCGCGGCGCAGCGCCCGGGCCCTACTCGACTACGGCGTCACCGCGGACGCGCGCGCGCTGCTGGCGGGACAGCGCCACCTGCTGACGGCGCAGGACGAGAACGGAGACAC ACCGCTGCACCTGGCCATCATCCATGGGCAGACCAGTGTCATTGAGCAGATAGCCTATGTCATCCACCACGCCCAGGACCTCGGCGTCGTCAACCTCACCAACCACCTGCACCAG ACGCCCCTGCACCTGGCGGTGATCACCAGGCAGACAAGTGTGGTGAGCTTTCTGCTGCGGGTGGGTGCAGACCCAGCTCTGCTGGATCGGCATGGAGACTCAGCCATGCATCTGGCGCTGAGGGCAGGCGCTGGTGCCCCTGAGCTGCTGCGTGCACTGCTTCAGAGTGGAGCTCCTACTGTGCCCCAGCTGTTGCATATGCCTGACTTTGAGG GATTGTATCCAGTACACCTGGCGGTCCGAGCCCGAAGCCCTGAGTGCCTGGATCTGCTGGTGGACAGTGGGGCTGAAGTGGAGGCCACAGAACGGCAGGGGGGGCGAACAGCCTTACATCTAGCCACCGAGATGGAGGAGCTGGGGTTGGTCACCCATCTGGTCACCAAG CTCCGGGCCAACGTGAATGCTCGCACCTTTGCGGGAAACACACCCCTGCACCTGGCAGCTGGACTGGGGTACCCGACCCTCACCCGCCTCCTTCTGAAGGCTG gtGCTGACATCCATGCTGAAAACGAGGAGCCCCTGTGCCCGCTGCCTTCACCCCCTACCTCTGATAGCGACTCGGACACTGAAGGGCCTGAGAAGGACACCCGAAGCAGCTTCCGGGGCCACACGCCTCTTGACCTCACTTGCAGCACCAAG GtgaagaccttgctgataaatgCCGCTCAGAATACCATGGAGCCACCCCTGACCCCGCCCAGCCCTGCAG GGCCGGGACTGTCACTTGGTGATACAGCTCTGCAGAACCTGGAGCAGCTGCTAGACGGGCCAGAAGCCCAGGGCAGCTGGGCAGAGCTGGCAGAGCGTCTGGGGCTGCGCAGCCTGGTGGACACGTACCGACAGACGGCCTCGCCCAGCGGCAGCCTCCTGCGCAGCTATGAG CTGGCTGGCGGAGACATGGCAGGTCTGCTGGAGGCGCTGTCTGATATGGGCCTAGAGGAGGGAGTGAGGCTGCTGAGGGGTCCAGAGACCCGAGACAAGCTGCCCAGCACAG CAGAGGTGAAGGAAGACAGTGCATATGGGAGCCAGTCAGtggagcaggaggcagagaagcTGGGCCCACCCCCTGAGCCACCAGGAGGGCTCTGCCACGGGCACCCCCAGCCGCAGGTGCACTGA
- the NFKB2 gene encoding nuclear factor NF-kappa-B p100 subunit isoform X4: MMGTMIQKLQRQRLRSRPQGLTEAEQRELEQEAKELKKVMDLSIVRLRFSAFLRASDGSFSLPLKPVISQPIHDSKSPGASNLKISRMDKTAGSVRGGDEVYLLCDKVQKDDIEVRFYEDDENGWQAFGDFSPTDVHKQYAIVFRTPPYHKMKIERPVTVFLQLKRKRGGDVSDSKQFTYYPLVEDKEEVQRKRRKALPTFSQPFGGGSHMGGGSGGAAGGYGGAGGGGSLGFFPSSLAYSPYQSGAGPMGCYPGGGGGAQMAASVPGRDSGEEAAEPSAPSRNPQCEPQAPEMLQRAREYNARLFCLARRSARALLDYGVTADARALLAGQRHLLTAQDENGDTPLHLAIIHGQTSVIEQIAYVIHHAQDLGVVNLTNHLHQTPLHLAVITRQTSVVSFLLRVGADPALLDRHGDSAMHLALRAGAGAPELLRALLQSGAPTVPQLLHMPDFEGLYPVHLAVRARSPECLDLLVDSGAEVEATERQGGRTALHLATEMEELGLVTHLVTKLRANVNARTFAGNTPLHLAAGLGYPTLTRLLLKAGADIHAENEEPLCPLPSPPTSDSDSDTEGPEKDTRSSFRGHTPLDLTCSTKVKTLLINAAQNTMEPPLTPPSPAGPGLSLGDTALQNLEQLLDGPEAQGSWAELAERLGLRSLVDTYRQTASPSGSLLRSYELAGGDMAGLLEALSDMGLEEGVRLLRGPETRDKLPSTAEVKEDSAYGSQSVEQEAEKLGPPPEPPGGLCHGHPQPQVH, from the exons ATGATGGGAACTATGATACAAAAACTTCAGAGGCAGCGGCTCCGCTCTAGGCCCCAGGGCCTTACGG AGGCCGAGCAGCGGGAGCTGGAGCAGGAGGCCAAAGAACTGAAGAAGGTGATGGATCTGAGTATAGTGCGGCTGCGCTTCTCTGCATTCCTTAGAGCCAGTGATGGCTCCTTCTCCCTGCCCCTGAAGCCAGTCATCTCCCAGCCCATCCATGACAGCA AGTCTCCGGGGGCATCAAACCTGAAGATTTCTCGAATGGACAAGACAGCAGGCTCTGTGCGGGGTGGTGATGAAGTTTATCTGCTTTGTGACAAGGTGCAGAAAG ATGACATTGAGGTTCGGTTCTATGAGGATGATGAGAATGGATGGCAGGCCTTTGGGGACTTCTCTCCCACAGATGTGCATAAACAG TATGCCATTGTGTTCCGGACACCCCCCTATCACAAGATGAAGATTGAGCGGCCTGTAACAGTGTTCCTGCAACTGAAACGCAAGCGAGGAGGGGACGTGTCTGATTCCAAACAGTTCACCTATTACCCTCTGGTGGAAG ACAAGGAAGAGGTGCAGCGGAAGCGGAGGAAGGCCTTGCCCACCTTCTCCCAGCCCTTTGGGGGTGGCTCCCACATGGGTGGAGGCTCTGGAGGTGCAGCGGGGGGCTatggaggagctggaggag GTGGCAGCCTCggtttcttcccctcctccctggccTACAGCCCCTACCAGTCCGGCGCGGGCCCCATGGGCTGCTacccgggaggcgggggcggggcgcAGATGGCCGCCTCGGTGCCCGGCAGGGACTCCGGGGAGGAAGCCGCGGAGCCGAGCGCCCCCTCCAGGAACCCCCAGTGCGAGCCGCAGGCCCCGGAGATGCTGCAGCGAG CCCGAGAGTACAACGCGCGACTGTTCTGCCTGGCGCGGCGCAGCGCCCGGGCCCTACTCGACTACGGCGTCACCGCGGACGCGCGCGCGCTGCTGGCGGGACAGCGCCACCTGCTGACGGCGCAGGACGAGAACGGAGACAC ACCGCTGCACCTGGCCATCATCCATGGGCAGACCAGTGTCATTGAGCAGATAGCCTATGTCATCCACCACGCCCAGGACCTCGGCGTCGTCAACCTCACCAACCACCTGCACCAG ACGCCCCTGCACCTGGCGGTGATCACCAGGCAGACAAGTGTGGTGAGCTTTCTGCTGCGGGTGGGTGCAGACCCAGCTCTGCTGGATCGGCATGGAGACTCAGCCATGCATCTGGCGCTGAGGGCAGGCGCTGGTGCCCCTGAGCTGCTGCGTGCACTGCTTCAGAGTGGAGCTCCTACTGTGCCCCAGCTGTTGCATATGCCTGACTTTGAGG GATTGTATCCAGTACACCTGGCGGTCCGAGCCCGAAGCCCTGAGTGCCTGGATCTGCTGGTGGACAGTGGGGCTGAAGTGGAGGCCACAGAACGGCAGGGGGGGCGAACAGCCTTACATCTAGCCACCGAGATGGAGGAGCTGGGGTTGGTCACCCATCTGGTCACCAAG CTCCGGGCCAACGTGAATGCTCGCACCTTTGCGGGAAACACACCCCTGCACCTGGCAGCTGGACTGGGGTACCCGACCCTCACCCGCCTCCTTCTGAAGGCTG gtGCTGACATCCATGCTGAAAACGAGGAGCCCCTGTGCCCGCTGCCTTCACCCCCTACCTCTGATAGCGACTCGGACACTGAAGGGCCTGAGAAGGACACCCGAAGCAGCTTCCGGGGCCACACGCCTCTTGACCTCACTTGCAGCACCAAG GtgaagaccttgctgataaatgCCGCTCAGAATACCATGGAGCCACCCCTGACCCCGCCCAGCCCTGCAG GGCCGGGACTGTCACTTGGTGATACAGCTCTGCAGAACCTGGAGCAGCTGCTAGACGGGCCAGAAGCCCAGGGCAGCTGGGCAGAGCTGGCAGAGCGTCTGGGGCTGCGCAGCCTGGTGGACACGTACCGACAGACGGCCTCGCCCAGCGGCAGCCTCCTGCGCAGCTATGAG CTGGCTGGCGGAGACATGGCAGGTCTGCTGGAGGCGCTGTCTGATATGGGCCTAGAGGAGGGAGTGAGGCTGCTGAGGGGTCCAGAGACCCGAGACAAGCTGCCCAGCACAG CAGAGGTGAAGGAAGACAGTGCATATGGGAGCCAGTCAGtggagcaggaggcagagaagcTGGGCCCACCCCCTGAGCCACCAGGAGGGCTCTGCCACGGGCACCCCCAGCCGCAGGTGCACTGA